In a single window of the Gossypium hirsutum isolate 1008001.06 chromosome D02, Gossypium_hirsutum_v2.1, whole genome shotgun sequence genome:
- the LOC107910033 gene encoding putative 1-phosphatidylinositol-3-phosphate 5-kinase FAB1C isoform X3, with product MKKMLMILKKQEGSPMAQYVAPFYQENMDALRKPNIGTEEPDNIYDYSDDFIFQNQNEKSQKLLDFENNGLIWFPPPPEDENDEIESNFFTYDDEDDDIGDSGAMFSSSSSLSSMFPAREKQNEGNKEPLRAIIQGHFRALVLQLLLGEGIKVGKEDNAGDWLDIITTIAWQAAKFVKPDTSKGGSMDPGDYVKVKCIASGNPSESTLVKGVVCSKNIKHKRMTSQYKNPRLLLLGGALEFQKVPNQLASFSTLLQQENDHLKMIIAKIKALHPNVLLVEKSVSSYAQEYLLEKEISLVLNVKRPLLERIARCSGALVCPSIDNLSIARLGHCELFRVKKVSEEHEISNQLNKKPSKTLMFFEGCPRRLGCTVLLRGRSREELKKVKHVVQYAIFAAYHLSLETSFLADEGATLPKMKVKHSIIRPEKMQSDNVILVAPSSFYPSNFNAIGNSFAQNDASPSLNPKQGGLESFPNQDDQIHISPSFGGSILGTCNDDLTPIVDMDLCSLEQLSRLQMPPMFPCDIRDFPQSEMRDTMTEEERHNMHELEKSEKIIEDEASSGCFLATDTHQSILVSFSSRCVLKGTVCERSRLFRIKFYGSFDKPLGRYLQDDLFDQAFCCQSCNEPTEAHVICYTHRQGNLTINVRCLSSLKLPGERDGKIWMWHRCLRCVHIDGVPPATHRVVMSDAAWGLSFGKFLELSFSNHATANRVATCGHSLQRDCLRFYGFGNMIAIFRYSPIDILSVHLPPSMLEFSGDIQQEWIRKEAAELMVKVEMLYAEVLDVLDNIEQKNNSSNASDLSNRIMELRDQIQKERNDYISLLQPTVIETSHLDLTATDILELNRLKRSLLIGLHVWDRRLNSLDSHLRKGSAFKGELGLSKDGKLDAYQQNTYKSADSLEPPKSDARLEQNSSLPTFESDVPKELDLALCIENREENEETDESIHSPTSTLSERIDSAWTSTDLLTLKVQSPEAFQGNELQTRLVKPTSKIDNLPLRKVASPTRVHSFDSALRLQARIQKGLHPSTLHLSTLKSFHATRDYRTMVGDPVSNVTSTYSYTFPFEAQKLNLLLRSTPTLINCASHVAEGARLLLVQRGPSDIVIAVYDNDPASIISYALISKEYEEWVDDKSIKIGGGWSVADRSKKDSATSSFSPWQSFGSLDMDYTHFGSFGSEDTSSSIGAMFTNTKRSPHLTVCFEDDSYVGGGMVKFSVTCYFAKQFDSLRRKCCPNEVDFVRSLSRCQKWSAQGGKSNVYFAKSLDERFIIKQVQKTELESFNEFAPEYFKYLSDSLSSGSPTCLAKILGIYQVSVKYLKGGKETKMDLVVMENLFFRRSISRTYDLKGSARSRYNPDTLGRNKVLLDMNLLETLRTEPIFLGSKAKRILERAIWNDTSFLASIAVMDYSLLVGVDEEHKELVLGIIDFMRQYTWDKHLETWVKASGILGGPKNASPTIISPKQYKKRFRKAMTTYFLTVPDQWTL from the exons ATGAAGAAGATGCTCATGATTTTG AAGAAGCAAGAAGGGAGCCCGATGGCTCAATATGTTGCTCCCTTTTATCAAGAAAACATGGATGCTTTAAGAAAGCCAAATATAGGGACCGAGGAACCTGATAATATTTATGATTACTCTGAtgattttattttccaaaatcaaaatgaaaagtcACAAAAGCTTTTGGATTTTGAAAACAATGGCCTAATATGGTTTCCACCACCACCTGAGGATGAAAATGATGAGATAGAGAGTAACTTCTTCACatatgatgatgaagatgatgatattgGGGATTCTGGTGCAATGTTCTCATCAAGTAGTAGCCTTTCAAGTATGTTCCCAGCAAGGGAGAAACAAAATGAGGGAAACAAAGAGCCCCTTAGAGCTATAATACAAGGGCATTTTAGGGCTTTGGTGTTGCAGCTTTTACTAGGTGAGGGTATCAAAGTTGGTAAAGAGGATAATGCTGGGGATTGGCTTGACATTATCACAACGATTGCATGGCAAGCTGCAAAATTTGTGAAACCAGATACTAGCAAAGGAGGCAGTATGGATCCTGGGGATTATGTAAAGGTTAAGTGCATAGCGTCAGGAAATCCCAGTGAAAG CACCCTTGTCAAGGGAGTGGTatgttccaaaaatataaaacacAAGCGCATGACCTCACAATACAAAAATCCTAGATTACTTCTTTTAGGAGGAGCCCTTGAATTTCAGAAAGTTCCAAATCAGCTGGCATCTTTTAGCACATTACTTCAACag GAAAATGATCATCTCAAGATGATCATTGCAAAGATTAAGGCTCTTCACCCCAATGTTTTGCTTGTAGAAAAGAGTGTGTCTTCATATGCCCAAGAGTATCTGCTTGAAAAGGAAATATCATTAGTTCTCAATGTGAAAAGGCCATTATTAGAGCGTATAGCAAGGTGTAGTGGTGCTCTTGTTTGTCCATCGATTGATAATTTATCTATTGCACGATTGGGCCACTGCGAATTATTTCGAGTCAAGAAAGTATCAGAAGAACATGAGATTTCCAATCAATTGAACAAGAAACCATCAAAAACATTGATGTTCTTTGAAGGTTGTCCCAGACGCTTAGGTTGCACg GTCTTGTTGAGAGGCAGATCTCGTGAAGAACTAAAAAAGGTTAAACATGTTGTCCAATACGCTATTTTTGCAGCTTATCACTTATCGCTTGAAACTTCCTTCCTTGCTGACGAAGGTGCTACTCTGCCTAAGATGAAAGTAAAACATTCAATTATTAGACCAGAGAAAATGCAGTCTGACAATGTCATTTTAGTTGCCCCTAGTTCCTTTTATCCTTCCAATTTCAATGCAATAGGCAATTCCTTTGCTCAAAATGATGCATCTCCAAGTCTTAATCCAAAGCAAGGAGGTTTAGAATCATTTCCTAATCAGGATGATCAAATTCATATTTCCCCATCTTTTGGTGGTTCTATTCTTGGTACATGCAATGATGATTTAACACCTATTGTTGATATGGATTTGTGTTCTTTGGAACAATTGAGTCGTTTACAAATGCCCCCTATGTTTCCCTGTGATATTAGAGATTTTCCCCAATCTGAAATGCGAGACACTATGACTGAAGAGGAGAGGCATAATATGCATGAATTGGAAAAATCTGAAAAGATTATAGAAGATGAAGCTTCCAGTGGATGTTTTTTAGCCACTGACACACACCAGAGTATATTGGTTTCATTTTCAAGTCGGTGTGTTCTAAAAGGAACTGTGTGTGAACGTTCACGACTTTTTCGAATAAAGTTCTATGGGTCTTTTGATAAACCACTGGGAAGATACCTTcaagatgacttgtttgatcaa gcATTTTGTTGCCAGTCATGCAATGAGCCGACTGAAGCTCATGTCATATGTTATACTCACCGGCAAGGAAACCTGACAATCAATGTAAGGTGCCTTTCCTCTCTTAAGCTACCCGGTGAACGAGATGGGAAGATATGGATGTGGCACAGATGCCTTAGGTGTGTTCATATTGATGGGGTTCCTCCAGCAACTCATAGAGTGGTTATGTCTGATGCTGCTTGGGGACTTTCTTTTGGAAAGTTTTTGGAGCTTAGTTTTTCAAATCATGCAACTGCTAATCGTGTTGCAACTTGTGGTCATTCCTTGCAGAGGGACTGCCTTCGTTTCTATGG ATTTGGCAACATGATAGCAATTTTTCGCTATTCCCCAATTGATATATTATCAGTACATTTGCCGCCGTCAATGCTTGAGTTTAGTGGGGATATTCAACAAGAGTGGATAAGAAAAGAGGCAGCTGAG CTAATGGTCAAAGTGGAAATGTTATATGCGGAGGTACTGGATGTACTTGACAACATTGAACAAAAGAATAATTCATCAAATGCAAGTGACTTATCAAATCGTATTATGGAACTAAGAGATCAGATTCAAAAGGAGAGAAATGATTACATT AGTTTGTTACAACCAACTGTTATCGAGACATCACACCTTGATCTGACAGCTACGGACATCCTAGAACTGAATCGCTTAAAGCGTTCACTTCTAATTGGTTTGCATGTATGGGATCGACGACTTAATTCATTGGATTCTCATCTTAGGAAAGGTTCTGCATTCAAAGGTGAACTTGGTCTCTCCAAGGATGGGAAACTTGATGCTTATCAACAAAACACCTACAAATCCGCAGATTCACTGGAACCTCCTAAAAGTGACGCACGATTGGAGCAAAACTCTAGTTTGCCAACCTTTGAATCTGATGTGCCAAAAGAATTGGACCTTGCATTGTGTATTGAAAATAGAGAGGAGAATGAGGAAACAGATGAAAGCATCCATTCTCCTACATCTACTTTATCTGAAAGAATAGATTCTGCTTGGACAAGTACTGATCTACTTACATTAAAAGTTCAATCTCCAGAAGCATTTCAGGGAAATGAGCTCCAAACTCGTTTGGTCAAGCCAACAAGTAAAATCGATAATCTTCCTTTGAGAAAGGTAGCTTCTCCAACGAGGGTTCATTCTTTTGATTCTGCATTGAGACTCCAAGCAAGAATTCAGAAAGGATTGCACCCCTCAACATTGCATTTATCAACACTTAAATCATTTCATGCTACTAGAGATTATAGGACTATGGTGGGAGATCCTGTTTCTAATGTGACAAGTACCTACTCTTATACATTTCCATTTGAGGCACAAAAGTTGAATTTGTTACTTCGATCCACACCCACGTTAATCAATTGTGCATCTCATGTGGCTGAAGGGGCTCGGCTACTTCTTGTGCAAAGGGGTCCTAGTGATATTGTTATTGCGGTTTATGACAATGATCCCGCAAGTATAATATCATATGCTCTTATTTCAAAAGAATATGAAGAATGGGTTGATGATAAGTCCATTAAAATAGGAGGAGGTTGGAGTGTTGCTGATAGGAGCAAAAAAGATTCTGCAACTTCCAGCTTTTCACCCTGGCAGTCATTTGGTTCACTTGACATGGATTATACACATTTTGGAAGTTTTGGCTCTGAAGATACTTCATCTTCCATTGGTGCCATGTTTACTAATACAAAAAGGTCTCCACATTTAACAGTTTGTTTTGAAGATGACTCTTATGTTGGTGGTGGCATGGTGAAGTTTTCTGTTACTTGTTATTTTGCAAAACAATTTGATTCTCTTAGAAGAAAATGTTGCCCTAATGAAGTGGATTTTGTACGTTCCTTAAGTCGCTGTCAGAAATGGAGTGCACAAGGAGGAAAGAGCAATGTGTATTTTGCCAAATCGTTAGATGAGAGATTCATTATAAAGCAAGTACAAAAAACAGAGCTAGAATCTTTTAATGAATTTGCACCAGAGTACTTCAAGTATTTGTCTGATTCTCTTAGCTCAGGAAGCCCAACTTGCCTTGCCAAAATTCTTGGTATTTATCAG GTCTCTGTAAAATACTTGAAAGGTGGGAAAGAAACAAAAATGGATCTTGTGGTGATGGAGAACTTATTTTTCAGAAGAAGTATATCTAGGACTTATGATCTCAAGGGCTCTGCAAGATCACGATATAATCCAGACACATTAGGAAGAAACAAAGTACTATTAGACATGAATTTGTTAGAAACATTGCGAACAGAGCCTATTTTTCTTGGAAGCAAGGCAAAGAGAATTCTCGAGAGAGCTATTTGGAATGACACGTCTTTTTTGGCA TCTATCGCAGTCATGGACTACTCGTTATTGGTTGGAGTGGATGAGGAGCACAAGGAGCTTGTATTAGGAATCATTGATTTCATGAGACAATATACCTGGGACAAGCACTTGGAGACATGGGTTAAAGCATCTGGGATACTAGGTGGGCCAAAAAATGCATCCCCAACAATTATTTCTCCCAAACAATACAAGAAAAGGTTCCGAAAAGCAATGACTACATATTTTCTCACAGTACCTGATCAATGGACTTTGTGA
- the LOC107910033 gene encoding putative 1-phosphatidylinositol-3-phosphate 5-kinase FAB1C isoform X4, producing the protein MKKMLMILKQEGSPMAQYVAPFYQENMDALRKPNIGTEEPDNIYDYSDDFIFQNQNEKSQKLLDFENNGLIWFPPPPEDENDEIESNFFTYDDEDDDIGDSGAMFSSSSSLSSMFPAREKQNEGNKEPLRAIIQGHFRALVLQLLLGEGIKVGKEDNAGDWLDIITTIAWQAAKFVKPDTSKGGSMDPGDYVKVKCIASGNPSESTLVKGVVCSKNIKHKRMTSQYKNPRLLLLGGALEFQKVPNQLASFSTLLQQENDHLKMIIAKIKALHPNVLLVEKSVSSYAQEYLLEKEISLVLNVKRPLLERIARCSGALVCPSIDNLSIARLGHCELFRVKKVSEEHEISNQLNKKPSKTLMFFEGCPRRLGCTVLLRGRSREELKKVKHVVQYAIFAAYHLSLETSFLADEGATLPKMKVKHSIIRPEKMQSDNVILVAPSSFYPSNFNAIGNSFAQNDASPSLNPKQGGLESFPNQDDQIHISPSFGGSILGTCNDDLTPIVDMDLCSLEQLSRLQMPPMFPCDIRDFPQSEMRDTMTEEERHNMHELEKSEKIIEDEASSGCFLATDTHQSILVSFSSRCVLKGTVCERSRLFRIKFYGSFDKPLGRYLQDDLFDQAFCCQSCNEPTEAHVICYTHRQGNLTINVRCLSSLKLPGERDGKIWMWHRCLRCVHIDGVPPATHRVVMSDAAWGLSFGKFLELSFSNHATANRVATCGHSLQRDCLRFYGFGNMIAIFRYSPIDILSVHLPPSMLEFSGDIQQEWIRKEAAELMVKVEMLYAEVLDVLDNIEQKNNSSNASDLSNRIMELRDQIQKERNDYISLLQPTVIETSHLDLTATDILELNRLKRSLLIGLHVWDRRLNSLDSHLRKGSAFKGELGLSKDGKLDAYQQNTYKSADSLEPPKSDARLEQNSSLPTFESDVPKELDLALCIENREENEETDESIHSPTSTLSERIDSAWTSTDLLTLKVQSPEAFQGNELQTRLVKPTSKIDNLPLRKVASPTRVHSFDSALRLQARIQKGLHPSTLHLSTLKSFHATRDYRTMVGDPVSNVTSTYSYTFPFEAQKLNLLLRSTPTLINCASHVAEGARLLLVQRGPSDIVIAVYDNDPASIISYALISKEYEEWVDDKSIKIGGGWSVADRSKKDSATSSFSPWQSFGSLDMDYTHFGSFGSEDTSSSIGAMFTNTKRSPHLTVCFEDDSYVGGGMVKFSVTCYFAKQFDSLRRKCCPNEVDFVRSLSRCQKWSAQGGKSNVYFAKSLDERFIIKQVQKTELESFNEFAPEYFKYLSDSLSSGSPTCLAKILGIYQVSVKYLKGGKETKMDLVVMENLFFRRSISRTYDLKGSARSRYNPDTLGRNKVLLDMNLLETLRTEPIFLGSKAKRILERAIWNDTSFLASIAVMDYSLLVGVDEEHKELVLGIIDFMRQYTWDKHLETWVKASGILGGPKNASPTIISPKQYKKRFRKAMTTYFLTVPDQWTL; encoded by the exons ATGAAGAAGATGCTCATGATTTTG AAGCAAGAAGGGAGCCCGATGGCTCAATATGTTGCTCCCTTTTATCAAGAAAACATGGATGCTTTAAGAAAGCCAAATATAGGGACCGAGGAACCTGATAATATTTATGATTACTCTGAtgattttattttccaaaatcaaaatgaaaagtcACAAAAGCTTTTGGATTTTGAAAACAATGGCCTAATATGGTTTCCACCACCACCTGAGGATGAAAATGATGAGATAGAGAGTAACTTCTTCACatatgatgatgaagatgatgatattgGGGATTCTGGTGCAATGTTCTCATCAAGTAGTAGCCTTTCAAGTATGTTCCCAGCAAGGGAGAAACAAAATGAGGGAAACAAAGAGCCCCTTAGAGCTATAATACAAGGGCATTTTAGGGCTTTGGTGTTGCAGCTTTTACTAGGTGAGGGTATCAAAGTTGGTAAAGAGGATAATGCTGGGGATTGGCTTGACATTATCACAACGATTGCATGGCAAGCTGCAAAATTTGTGAAACCAGATACTAGCAAAGGAGGCAGTATGGATCCTGGGGATTATGTAAAGGTTAAGTGCATAGCGTCAGGAAATCCCAGTGAAAG CACCCTTGTCAAGGGAGTGGTatgttccaaaaatataaaacacAAGCGCATGACCTCACAATACAAAAATCCTAGATTACTTCTTTTAGGAGGAGCCCTTGAATTTCAGAAAGTTCCAAATCAGCTGGCATCTTTTAGCACATTACTTCAACag GAAAATGATCATCTCAAGATGATCATTGCAAAGATTAAGGCTCTTCACCCCAATGTTTTGCTTGTAGAAAAGAGTGTGTCTTCATATGCCCAAGAGTATCTGCTTGAAAAGGAAATATCATTAGTTCTCAATGTGAAAAGGCCATTATTAGAGCGTATAGCAAGGTGTAGTGGTGCTCTTGTTTGTCCATCGATTGATAATTTATCTATTGCACGATTGGGCCACTGCGAATTATTTCGAGTCAAGAAAGTATCAGAAGAACATGAGATTTCCAATCAATTGAACAAGAAACCATCAAAAACATTGATGTTCTTTGAAGGTTGTCCCAGACGCTTAGGTTGCACg GTCTTGTTGAGAGGCAGATCTCGTGAAGAACTAAAAAAGGTTAAACATGTTGTCCAATACGCTATTTTTGCAGCTTATCACTTATCGCTTGAAACTTCCTTCCTTGCTGACGAAGGTGCTACTCTGCCTAAGATGAAAGTAAAACATTCAATTATTAGACCAGAGAAAATGCAGTCTGACAATGTCATTTTAGTTGCCCCTAGTTCCTTTTATCCTTCCAATTTCAATGCAATAGGCAATTCCTTTGCTCAAAATGATGCATCTCCAAGTCTTAATCCAAAGCAAGGAGGTTTAGAATCATTTCCTAATCAGGATGATCAAATTCATATTTCCCCATCTTTTGGTGGTTCTATTCTTGGTACATGCAATGATGATTTAACACCTATTGTTGATATGGATTTGTGTTCTTTGGAACAATTGAGTCGTTTACAAATGCCCCCTATGTTTCCCTGTGATATTAGAGATTTTCCCCAATCTGAAATGCGAGACACTATGACTGAAGAGGAGAGGCATAATATGCATGAATTGGAAAAATCTGAAAAGATTATAGAAGATGAAGCTTCCAGTGGATGTTTTTTAGCCACTGACACACACCAGAGTATATTGGTTTCATTTTCAAGTCGGTGTGTTCTAAAAGGAACTGTGTGTGAACGTTCACGACTTTTTCGAATAAAGTTCTATGGGTCTTTTGATAAACCACTGGGAAGATACCTTcaagatgacttgtttgatcaa gcATTTTGTTGCCAGTCATGCAATGAGCCGACTGAAGCTCATGTCATATGTTATACTCACCGGCAAGGAAACCTGACAATCAATGTAAGGTGCCTTTCCTCTCTTAAGCTACCCGGTGAACGAGATGGGAAGATATGGATGTGGCACAGATGCCTTAGGTGTGTTCATATTGATGGGGTTCCTCCAGCAACTCATAGAGTGGTTATGTCTGATGCTGCTTGGGGACTTTCTTTTGGAAAGTTTTTGGAGCTTAGTTTTTCAAATCATGCAACTGCTAATCGTGTTGCAACTTGTGGTCATTCCTTGCAGAGGGACTGCCTTCGTTTCTATGG ATTTGGCAACATGATAGCAATTTTTCGCTATTCCCCAATTGATATATTATCAGTACATTTGCCGCCGTCAATGCTTGAGTTTAGTGGGGATATTCAACAAGAGTGGATAAGAAAAGAGGCAGCTGAG CTAATGGTCAAAGTGGAAATGTTATATGCGGAGGTACTGGATGTACTTGACAACATTGAACAAAAGAATAATTCATCAAATGCAAGTGACTTATCAAATCGTATTATGGAACTAAGAGATCAGATTCAAAAGGAGAGAAATGATTACATT AGTTTGTTACAACCAACTGTTATCGAGACATCACACCTTGATCTGACAGCTACGGACATCCTAGAACTGAATCGCTTAAAGCGTTCACTTCTAATTGGTTTGCATGTATGGGATCGACGACTTAATTCATTGGATTCTCATCTTAGGAAAGGTTCTGCATTCAAAGGTGAACTTGGTCTCTCCAAGGATGGGAAACTTGATGCTTATCAACAAAACACCTACAAATCCGCAGATTCACTGGAACCTCCTAAAAGTGACGCACGATTGGAGCAAAACTCTAGTTTGCCAACCTTTGAATCTGATGTGCCAAAAGAATTGGACCTTGCATTGTGTATTGAAAATAGAGAGGAGAATGAGGAAACAGATGAAAGCATCCATTCTCCTACATCTACTTTATCTGAAAGAATAGATTCTGCTTGGACAAGTACTGATCTACTTACATTAAAAGTTCAATCTCCAGAAGCATTTCAGGGAAATGAGCTCCAAACTCGTTTGGTCAAGCCAACAAGTAAAATCGATAATCTTCCTTTGAGAAAGGTAGCTTCTCCAACGAGGGTTCATTCTTTTGATTCTGCATTGAGACTCCAAGCAAGAATTCAGAAAGGATTGCACCCCTCAACATTGCATTTATCAACACTTAAATCATTTCATGCTACTAGAGATTATAGGACTATGGTGGGAGATCCTGTTTCTAATGTGACAAGTACCTACTCTTATACATTTCCATTTGAGGCACAAAAGTTGAATTTGTTACTTCGATCCACACCCACGTTAATCAATTGTGCATCTCATGTGGCTGAAGGGGCTCGGCTACTTCTTGTGCAAAGGGGTCCTAGTGATATTGTTATTGCGGTTTATGACAATGATCCCGCAAGTATAATATCATATGCTCTTATTTCAAAAGAATATGAAGAATGGGTTGATGATAAGTCCATTAAAATAGGAGGAGGTTGGAGTGTTGCTGATAGGAGCAAAAAAGATTCTGCAACTTCCAGCTTTTCACCCTGGCAGTCATTTGGTTCACTTGACATGGATTATACACATTTTGGAAGTTTTGGCTCTGAAGATACTTCATCTTCCATTGGTGCCATGTTTACTAATACAAAAAGGTCTCCACATTTAACAGTTTGTTTTGAAGATGACTCTTATGTTGGTGGTGGCATGGTGAAGTTTTCTGTTACTTGTTATTTTGCAAAACAATTTGATTCTCTTAGAAGAAAATGTTGCCCTAATGAAGTGGATTTTGTACGTTCCTTAAGTCGCTGTCAGAAATGGAGTGCACAAGGAGGAAAGAGCAATGTGTATTTTGCCAAATCGTTAGATGAGAGATTCATTATAAAGCAAGTACAAAAAACAGAGCTAGAATCTTTTAATGAATTTGCACCAGAGTACTTCAAGTATTTGTCTGATTCTCTTAGCTCAGGAAGCCCAACTTGCCTTGCCAAAATTCTTGGTATTTATCAG GTCTCTGTAAAATACTTGAAAGGTGGGAAAGAAACAAAAATGGATCTTGTGGTGATGGAGAACTTATTTTTCAGAAGAAGTATATCTAGGACTTATGATCTCAAGGGCTCTGCAAGATCACGATATAATCCAGACACATTAGGAAGAAACAAAGTACTATTAGACATGAATTTGTTAGAAACATTGCGAACAGAGCCTATTTTTCTTGGAAGCAAGGCAAAGAGAATTCTCGAGAGAGCTATTTGGAATGACACGTCTTTTTTGGCA TCTATCGCAGTCATGGACTACTCGTTATTGGTTGGAGTGGATGAGGAGCACAAGGAGCTTGTATTAGGAATCATTGATTTCATGAGACAATATACCTGGGACAAGCACTTGGAGACATGGGTTAAAGCATCTGGGATACTAGGTGGGCCAAAAAATGCATCCCCAACAATTATTTCTCCCAAACAATACAAGAAAAGGTTCCGAAAAGCAATGACTACATATTTTCTCACAGTACCTGATCAATGGACTTTGTGA